The DNA region TTGAATGTAGCTCAGGAGTACATGGCACAGATCTATAGGCTACATATGGGGTCCCTGAGTTTATCATCTCTGATCGAGATAAAATCTTTGTGAGCAACTTCTGGTAGGAGTTATTTAAACAGTTGGGAACCAGATTGCATATGTCCACAACCTATTACCCCAAACCGATTGCCAAACAGAGGTTTTAAACCGATGCCTTGAGGGCTATCTACTTTGTATGTCAAGAGAGACTCCTAGTGACTGGTTCATGTGGTTACCTTTGGCCGAGTGGTGGTACAACACTACCCACCACTTATCCATTCAGACTACTCCTTATGAGGCGCTCTATGGTCAAAGCCCCCACTCCATCTACCTTACCTAGTAGGGGCCTCTTCAGTGGCTATTTTTGATCGAAATCTTCGAAACAGGGAAGCTACCAGGAAGCTCCTGCAGTTTCATCTCAAAAAATACCAAGAGAGGATGAAGCAAATGGCGGAGCAAATAAGGTCTTAGAAGGAGTTTACAGTTGGGGACTTGGTTTACCTTAAATTGCAGCCTTATAGACAACATACTATGAGGAAGCTATGAAACCAAAAGCTCTCCCCAAATTATGTTGGGCCCTTTCCAGTGGAAGCAAAATTGGTGTTGTTGCCTACAAGCTAGTTCTGCCAACAGGGTCTCGAATCCATCACACTTTCCACGTATCACAGCTCAAAAAACACATTGGTCGAGCTCCTGTTTGACCTAACCTACCCTTGGTTGGTTCCGATGGCGCCTGCAGCAAAGAACCAGTGAGAGTCCTAGATCGAAGGATGGTTTGAAAAGGGAATTGTGCTGCTACTGAGGTATTAGTTGAGTGGGCAAACACATTTCTAGAAGATGCGACATGGAAGAACCTGCAAGAGCTTCAACAAAAATTTCCATCCTTTAATCCTTGAGGACAAGGATCAGTCGTAAGAAGGAAGCAACTGTTATGGAACGAGCTTGAAGTCAACGCCGGGCTCAAACAAAATTTCAATTCCTGTTTATTTTTGTTGGAAACCGCGTTTTAATGAACATTAATAAAACGGTGCATTTAGGCGAGTTGGGGAGGGGAATCTGACTTGGTACCAAAACGATGCGTATGCCAGGGTAAGATATTAGTAAAACGGTGCGTATGGTTTGTTATACAGGTGTAAGTAACCGTTATTTCCCTATTTAGCCACCTATCAGCATTGCATGCATGGTAGTTGCATCTTCTTCTCTCCTCCTCTCTCTTTCTCTATTCTCTCTCTTTTCTAGCTATCTTTTCTCTCTCAATTTCTATATGAGAACATGATAATATTTAAGTTTATGCTCATATTATAAGAAagagttttaaaattaaattcatttatcttttttttatgataaatcaTTGTATCATCCATTAAATATTAATCctaatatattttatgattatagaGATATGGGTAGGTTAATATTTCATGTTATATACTGACAAATGTTTGGTGAAATTAGAAAGATACATTgtaattttagagaaaaaaatcaagttgacttaaaaaatattagatattataaaaatctttaaagatgttcgtattaattttttattttaattttataaaacctAGCATTACTGGTTATAATTGTTTTTtgctttagttttatttttatatttttttccacaAAACGACACAAATCCTACGACATAACATGCCAACCTTTCTTCGTCTCTCAAAAATTTcaattcctttatttttcttctgCCTGTGTGTTTGGTTTGAGAGCTCTTATACCCTTTATTGTTTCCATTTTCAGGGctcatatttttcttcttttactgCAACTTTTTCATAGTTAATAACATAGTAGTAGGGGAAATTTTTTAGTTAAGACCATGAGGCACCCACATTCAAGTTTGCCTCCGGGGTTTAGATTTCACCCCACTGATATGAACAACTCATCCTTCATTATCTAACGAAGAAACCGAGGCACCCGCATTCTTAGATTTCACCCTACTGATCAAGAACTCatccttcaaaattttagttaaaaccATGAGGCACCCACATTCAAGTGTGCCTCCAGGATTTAGGTTTCACCTCACGGACGAAGAACTCATCCTTCATTATCTAATGAAGAAACTGAGCTCCTCAGCTTTCCCCGTTTCCATTATCGCGGACGCCGATTTCTATAGTTCGATCCCTGGGACTTACCAGGTGAAACTCGCTTTAATAACCCTTTCAATGTTATCATCTAAAGAATCAATCATAAATCATTACATAGCTTCATGTTATGTTTAAAGCTTGTTCTAGTGGTGGTAgtgtttcttttttttgttgttgttgttgtttttggaTCAGATAAAGCTGTGCTTGGTGAGAAAGAATGGTACATTTTCAGACCGAGAGACGGAAAGTACCCAAATGGTGCAAGGCCAAACAGCGCAACTGGAGACGGGTTTTGGAAAGCAACCGGGACTGATAAGATTATAGTTGCATCTTCAATGGCAGCTGGGAGGGGTGGAGTGCATTCCAATATTGGTGTAAAGAAAGCTTTGGTGTTTCACAGACAAAACAAGCCAAGCACACATCTTTAAACAGATTTTTTATTCCAAACTCACACTTATTATTACAGTTCTTACAGATTCTAATTACATGATAACAGAAACAAACAGGAATATAACAACCAAACTGGCTATAAACTCGACTGACACCGACTTTTACTTCTTGTCTGAACCACAAAATCATAATACGTTCCTTGTATTTTCTTATAAAGAGAAAGTAGAAAAAGAAAGGGCCCGATATTGTTTTGCAGGTAGCAAGCTTTTTCAATTGGGTTTTCCCAGAGACAACTCCAAGCTAAGTCCTTCTTGATGATGATGAGTAATAACATGTTCATCAGCAGTACTGGCACAGCCATAGGCCATTGCATTTTTGCCAAGGAAGTCGATTTCTCTCCTCATGACGTCAACCCTATAGTAGGAAGAACCATCTTCATCTTGCACTCGGTACATGGTGAATCTGTCACCAACATTTAAGTTGTTACAAATAACAAAGTTTCTCCATAATCCACCTGAGAAAACGGGTTTGTTGTACCCTGTAGTGCGGATAGAGTAAAGAATTGGCCAGAATCTTGTGCCGTGCAAAAAGT from Gossypium hirsutum isolate 1008001.06 chromosome A04, Gossypium_hirsutum_v2.1, whole genome shotgun sequence includes:
- the LOC121228117 gene encoding NAC transcription factor 47 encodes the protein MRHPHSSVPPGFRFHLTDEELILHYLMKKLSSSAFPVSIIADADFYSSIPGTYQVKLALITLSMLSSKESIINHYIASYKAVLGEKEWYIFRPRDGKYPNGARPNSATGDGFWKATGTDKIIVASSMAAGRGGVHSNIGVKKALVFHRQNKPSTHL